The segment TAAAAAAGATAGTTGAATCAAATTAAAGACGGTGGCTTGAAATGAAAAAAATACTTGATGAATACAGGGACAAACTGCCCGGAATGGTGCTTGAAGAGATTAAAAACAGCGTTTCCGAGGGCATTTCAGAGGGAAAGTTAAGGAAAATCCTTGATGAGGCATCCCTGGAATACAAAAACGCCATGGTTGAGCCGGGAGAGGCAGTTGGATTGGTGAGCGCAGAGTCAATTGGAGAGCCGGGAACACAGATGACCCTTAACACATTCCACTTTGCAGGAGTGGAGGAGATGAATGTCACAACAGGGCTTCCGAGGATTATAGAAATCCTGGATGCAAGGGACAAGATAAAAACTCCCATGATGGAGATTTACCTGAACAAGCCCTATTCAGAGGGAAAGGACATACGAAAGATCGCCCTTCAGATAAGGGAGAGCAAGCTTTCTGATTTTGCATCAGAATTCTCAATGAACATTTCAGAGGGCTCAGTCAACATAAAGCTCAGGAAGCAGTCCCTTGATGAGGCGGGAATTGATGTTGAGAAAGTCAAGGATTCCATAAAAGCGGGTATTAAGGGCTTGAGCATAAAAGGCAGGGATGAAAAATCAGGCGATGATTACACCATCAGCATAAAATCAAAAAATGAGGAATCCTCGAACATGAACGAGCTTTACAAGCTGAAAGACAGGATAAAGGGCACTTTTGTGTGCGGAATAAAAGGAGTGTACTATACGCTCGCTGTCAAGAAGCAGGATGAGTTCATCATCAAGACAGCCGGAACAAACTTTGAGAAAGTCCTTGAGCTTCCATTTGTAGACAAGGAAAGGACATTCACAAACGACATATTTGAAGTTGAAAGGGTTCTCGGGATTGAGGCTGCAAGGCAGTCTGTCATAAACGAGACAATGGAAGTCATGAAATCCCAGGGGCTTAATGTTGACATAAGGCACATAAAGCTTGTGGCAGACACAATGTGCGCTTCAGGAAAACTGAAGGGGATAACAAGATACGGAGTGATAAAGGACAAGTCAAGCGTTCTT is part of the Candidatus Woesearchaeota archaeon genome and harbors:
- a CDS encoding DNA-directed RNA polymerase subunit A'', whose amino-acid sequence is MKKILDEYRDKLPGMVLEEIKNSVSEGISEGKLRKILDEASLEYKNAMVEPGEAVGLVSAESIGEPGTQMTLNTFHFAGVEEMNVTTGLPRIIEILDARDKIKTPMMEIYLNKPYSEGKDIRKIALQIRESKLSDFASEFSMNISEGSVNIKLRKQSLDEAGIDVEKVKDSIKAGIKGLSIKGRDEKSGDDYTISIKSKNEESSNMNELYKLKDRIKGTFVCGIKGVYYTLAVKKQDEFIIKTAGTNFEKVLELPFVDKERTFTNDIFEVERVLGIEAARQSVINETMEVMKSQGLNVDIRHIKLVADTMCASGKLKGITRYGVIKDKSSVLARASFETPIKHLMTASMLGTEDELNSVIENVMINQPVPLGTGLPKLLTNFKNSE